One region of Brachyhypopomus gauderio isolate BG-103 chromosome 9, BGAUD_0.2, whole genome shotgun sequence genomic DNA includes:
- the LOC143522697 gene encoding uncharacterized protein LOC143522697 isoform X3 — protein MLLRVCVFFIVLHLTEGCTVVKSTSQLHIRSHVGDSALLPCYCTNTHTRPERFIWFKVQDSNHIQISSESEQYRNRVQLGTAHSPGNLSLLISHLTEEDGGLYRCYIEGSEYTDMKLTVEVRQKIIQGHVGGSVLLSCSRTGLHTNTLIWTFKDKEIYPTDQTQRYTGRVQLVTDSPGNPSLHISHLTEKDEGVYRCVINGRTFRRVILDISATKVQTSPGSKTTASYQRPTGPHSTPDKEVQTPHTKLPPVNIVHLTEVSTKDTEFASVTKVQTIPGSKTTASYQRPTGTHSTETPAKDVPVQTTKSTLVITGQTRPATTTPVSSQRTNHIQRQRQEESGGGHPGGRREQKTQDDVMYSTLIHSNAARKTHKIMDSGEKTEYATIQLHKSTHTLTNTSD, from the exons ATGctgctgagagtgtgtgttttcttcATTGTGCTTCATCTCACTGAAG GCTGCACTGTGGTAAAAAGTACAAGTCAACTCCATATCCGATCACATGTAGGAGATTCAGCACTGCTGCCCTGTTACTGCACCAACACACATACCAGACCTGAGAGATTCATTTGGTTTAAAGTCCAAGACTCCAATCACATACAGATCTCCAGTGAGAGTGAACAGTACAGAAACAGAGTTCAGCTGGGTACTGCTCACTCTCCAGGAAATCTCTCTCTACTCATATCACACCTCACTGAAGAGGATGGAGGATTATACAGGTGTTATATTGAAGGGAGTGAATACACAGACATGAAACTCACTGTTGAAG TCAGACAGAAGATTATACAGGGTCATGTGGGAGGgtctgtcctgctgtcctgttCCAGGACTGGACTACACACCAATACTCTTATATGGACCTTCAAAGATAAAGAAATCTACCCCACTGACCAGACTCAGCGTTACACTGGCAGAGTTCAGCTGGTTACTGATTCTCCAGGAAATCCCTCTCTACACATATCACACCTGACTGAGAAAGACGAAGGAGTGTACAGGTGTGTCATCAATGGTAGAACATTCAGGAGAGTAATACTTGATATTTCAG CGACCAAAGTTCAGACTAGTCCAGGATCCAAAACCACAGCATCATATCAAAGACCTACTGGACCACACAGCACCCCAGATAAAG AGGTACAAACTCCACATACAAAACTTCCTCCCGTGAACATTGTTCACCTTACTGAGGTGTCAACAAAAGATACTGAATTTGCTTCAGTGACCAAAGTTCAGACTATACCAGGATCTAAAACCACAGCATCATATCAAAGACCTACtggaacacacagcacagagacccCAGCGAAAG ACGTTCCAGTTCAAACTACAAAATCTACTCTAGTGATTACTGGCCAGACAAGACCAGCAACTACAACCCCAGTGTCCTCTCAAAGGACTAATCACA TTcagagacaaagacaggaggagagtggaggtggACATCCAGGTGGGAGGAGAGAGCAGAAGACACAG GATGATGTGATGTACTCCACATTAATCCACAGTAACGCAgccagaaagacacacaaaaTTATGGACTCTGGAGAAAAGACAGAATACGCCACCATCCAACtacacaaaagcacacacactctcacaaacacatcagattaa
- the LOC143522697 gene encoding uncharacterized protein LOC143522697 isoform X1 gives MLLRVCVFFIVLHLTEGCTVVKSTSQLHIRSHVGDSALLPCYCTNTHTRPERFIWFKVQDSNHIQISSESEQYRNRVQLGTAHSPGNLSLLISHLTEEDGGLYRCYIEGSEYTDMKLTVEVRQKIIQGHVGGSVLLSCSRTGLHTNTLIWTFKDKEIYPTDQTQRYTGRVQLVTDSPGNPSLHISHLTEKDEGVYRCVINGRTFRRVILDISATKVQTSPGSKTTASYQRPTGPHSTPDKEVQTPHTKLPPVNIVHLTEVSTKDTEFASVTKVQTIPGSKTTASYQRPTGTHSTETPAKVLKSSLLPDVPVQTTKSTLVITGQTRPATTTPVSSQRTNHKESTYITMACITIPVLMLVGMGGVIYWRYRVQRQRQEESGGGHPGGRREQKTQDDVMYSTLIHSNAARKTHKIMDSGEKTEYATIQLHKSTHTLTNTSD, from the exons ATGctgctgagagtgtgtgttttcttcATTGTGCTTCATCTCACTGAAG GCTGCACTGTGGTAAAAAGTACAAGTCAACTCCATATCCGATCACATGTAGGAGATTCAGCACTGCTGCCCTGTTACTGCACCAACACACATACCAGACCTGAGAGATTCATTTGGTTTAAAGTCCAAGACTCCAATCACATACAGATCTCCAGTGAGAGTGAACAGTACAGAAACAGAGTTCAGCTGGGTACTGCTCACTCTCCAGGAAATCTCTCTCTACTCATATCACACCTCACTGAAGAGGATGGAGGATTATACAGGTGTTATATTGAAGGGAGTGAATACACAGACATGAAACTCACTGTTGAAG TCAGACAGAAGATTATACAGGGTCATGTGGGAGGgtctgtcctgctgtcctgttCCAGGACTGGACTACACACCAATACTCTTATATGGACCTTCAAAGATAAAGAAATCTACCCCACTGACCAGACTCAGCGTTACACTGGCAGAGTTCAGCTGGTTACTGATTCTCCAGGAAATCCCTCTCTACACATATCACACCTGACTGAGAAAGACGAAGGAGTGTACAGGTGTGTCATCAATGGTAGAACATTCAGGAGAGTAATACTTGATATTTCAG CGACCAAAGTTCAGACTAGTCCAGGATCCAAAACCACAGCATCATATCAAAGACCTACTGGACCACACAGCACCCCAGATAAAG AGGTACAAACTCCACATACAAAACTTCCTCCCGTGAACATTGTTCACCTTACTGAGGTGTCAACAAAAGATACTGAATTTGCTTCAGTGACCAAAGTTCAGACTATACCAGGATCTAAAACCACAGCATCATATCAAAGACCTACtggaacacacagcacagagacccCAGCGAAAG TTCTGAAATCTTCTCTCCTTCCAGACGTTCCAGTTCAAACTACAAAATCTACTCTAGTGATTACTGGCCAGACAAGACCAGCAACTACAACCCCAGTGTCCTCTCAAAGGACTAATCACA AAGAGTCCACTTACATCACCATGGCCTGCATCACCATCCCTGTTCTGATGCTGGTAGGAATGGGAGGAGTCATCTACTGGAGATACAgag TTcagagacaaagacaggaggagagtggaggtggACATCCAGGTGGGAGGAGAGAGCAGAAGACACAG GATGATGTGATGTACTCCACATTAATCCACAGTAACGCAgccagaaagacacacaaaaTTATGGACTCTGGAGAAAAGACAGAATACGCCACCATCCAACtacacaaaagcacacacactctcacaaacacatcagattaa
- the LOC143522697 gene encoding uncharacterized protein LOC143522697 isoform X2, whose product MLLRVCVFFIVLHLTEGCTVVKSTSQLHIRSHVGDSALLPCYCTNTHTRPERFIWFKVQDSNHIQISSESEQYRNRVQLGTAHSPGNLSLLISHLTEEDGGLYRCYIEGSEYTDMKLTVEVRQKIIQGHVGGSVLLSCSRTGLHTNTLIWTFKDKEIYPTDQTQRYTGRVQLVTDSPGNPSLHISHLTEKDEGVYRCVINGRTFRRVILDISATKVQTSPGSKTTASYQRPTGPHSTPDKEVQTPHTKLPPVNIVHLTEVSTKDTEFASVTKVQTIPGSKTTASYQRPTGTHSTETPAKDVPVQTTKSTLVITGQTRPATTTPVSSQRTNHKESTYITMACITIPVLMLVGMGGVIYWRYRVQRQRQEESGGGHPGGRREQKTQDDVMYSTLIHSNAARKTHKIMDSGEKTEYATIQLHKSTHTLTNTSD is encoded by the exons ATGctgctgagagtgtgtgttttcttcATTGTGCTTCATCTCACTGAAG GCTGCACTGTGGTAAAAAGTACAAGTCAACTCCATATCCGATCACATGTAGGAGATTCAGCACTGCTGCCCTGTTACTGCACCAACACACATACCAGACCTGAGAGATTCATTTGGTTTAAAGTCCAAGACTCCAATCACATACAGATCTCCAGTGAGAGTGAACAGTACAGAAACAGAGTTCAGCTGGGTACTGCTCACTCTCCAGGAAATCTCTCTCTACTCATATCACACCTCACTGAAGAGGATGGAGGATTATACAGGTGTTATATTGAAGGGAGTGAATACACAGACATGAAACTCACTGTTGAAG TCAGACAGAAGATTATACAGGGTCATGTGGGAGGgtctgtcctgctgtcctgttCCAGGACTGGACTACACACCAATACTCTTATATGGACCTTCAAAGATAAAGAAATCTACCCCACTGACCAGACTCAGCGTTACACTGGCAGAGTTCAGCTGGTTACTGATTCTCCAGGAAATCCCTCTCTACACATATCACACCTGACTGAGAAAGACGAAGGAGTGTACAGGTGTGTCATCAATGGTAGAACATTCAGGAGAGTAATACTTGATATTTCAG CGACCAAAGTTCAGACTAGTCCAGGATCCAAAACCACAGCATCATATCAAAGACCTACTGGACCACACAGCACCCCAGATAAAG AGGTACAAACTCCACATACAAAACTTCCTCCCGTGAACATTGTTCACCTTACTGAGGTGTCAACAAAAGATACTGAATTTGCTTCAGTGACCAAAGTTCAGACTATACCAGGATCTAAAACCACAGCATCATATCAAAGACCTACtggaacacacagcacagagacccCAGCGAAAG ACGTTCCAGTTCAAACTACAAAATCTACTCTAGTGATTACTGGCCAGACAAGACCAGCAACTACAACCCCAGTGTCCTCTCAAAGGACTAATCACA AAGAGTCCACTTACATCACCATGGCCTGCATCACCATCCCTGTTCTGATGCTGGTAGGAATGGGAGGAGTCATCTACTGGAGATACAgag TTcagagacaaagacaggaggagagtggaggtggACATCCAGGTGGGAGGAGAGAGCAGAAGACACAG GATGATGTGATGTACTCCACATTAATCCACAGTAACGCAgccagaaagacacacaaaaTTATGGACTCTGGAGAAAAGACAGAATACGCCACCATCCAACtacacaaaagcacacacactctcacaaacacatcagattaa